Sequence from the Bdellovibrionota bacterium genome:
CGAAATCGTCGGTTATTCGCGAAACGAGCTGATGGGAAAAACTTTTAATGACATCACCTATCCCGAGGATCGGAAAGCGAGCGAGCGGACTTTTGAAAAGGTTCGAAGCGGTGAAATGAGCACCTGTTCGATCGACAAGAGATACGTGAGAAAGGACGGAACCATCGTCTGGGCGACGCTGACCGGGAGCGCCGTGCGCGATTCGTCGGGAAAACCGAAATATTTGATCGCCGTTGTAGAGGACATTTCGGAACGCAAACGGATCGAGCAGGCGCTTCGAGAAAGCGAGGAACAGTCCCGCGCTACATTTGAACAAGCCGCCGTGGGAATCTCCCATGTTTCACCCGAAGGAATGTTCCTCCACGCCAATCGGAAGCTTTGCCAGCTTTTTGGCTACGAACGCGAGGAACTCCTGAAAATGTCCTTCCGGTCCCTGACGCATCCGGAAGACCTCAAAAAAAGCGAGCAGTACCTGGATCAGCTTCTTCGAGGCACCGTCGGAAGCCTCAGCGCCGAAAAGAGGTACGTTCGGAAGGACGGCTCGACGATGTGGGCCATGCTCACGGTATCCACCGTTCGCGACGCCATTCAAAAACCGAAGTATTTCATTTCCGTCATCGAAGACATTACGGAGCGCAAACTCATTGAAGAAAAACAAAAACTCTATCGGGAAGTCTTTACCAACTCGAACGACGCGATCGCCATCCTCGACCTGGACGGCCGATACCGTGAACAGAATCCCGCCCACCGCACTCTGCTCGGATACCACGATGCTGAACTATCCAATGCCACGCCGGCGATTCACTTCGGAGAGGAGGCGTTCCAGAAAATCGCGGCGAGGCTTCAAGCCAACGACACTTACCGGGGAGAACTGATCAGCCGTCGAAAAGACGGCTCTTTCGTCAACATCGAATTGGCGGCTTTCCCGGTTCGAAGCGAAAGAGGCGAATCGACCTGCTACGTCGGAATCAAGCGGGATATCACGGAACGGAAGAGAAAAGACGAGGAGCTTCGCTTGTTGGCCCGGATTGTATCGATGGCGGTGGATGCGGTGAGTGCCGTGGATGAAGAAGGTCGATTCATCTTTTGGAACAAAGCCGCCGAAAAGATCTTCGGCTTCACCGCCGCAGAAGTTCTCGGCCGAAACATTCGAGAGGTTCTGGTTCCGCCGGAAAAAATGGACGAGGCCGACGAAATATTGACACGACAGCCCGGCGATCCACACGCCGTGATCGTCCGGCGCCGGACGGAAAGGCTGCACAAAGATAACCGCCGGATTCCCGTGATGAATACGAGTTTTCCGATTGTGGACGAAGCCGGCCGCTACTGCGGTCGGGCCGGATTCCACCAGGATCTGACCGATATCGTCAAAATGGAGAAGGCGCTGATGGAACAGTCTCGCATGGCCGCGGTCGGCGCCATGGCGGCCGCCGTCGCCCACGAGATCCGAAATCCCCTGTTCGGCATTTCTTCGGTCGCCCAAATTCTTGCGCGCGAGACCAAGCACGATCCGGAGCTTTGTGAACTGGGCGATTCCATGCTCGTCGAAATCACCCGGCTCAATAAATTGCTGGAGAATCTTTTACTTTACTCCCGACCCAAACGCCTCGAGCTGTCGCCCACAGATCCCCGGCATATTTGTTCCGAACTGCTCGAGTTTCACGGTGCGCTCCTGTCGTCAAAAAACCTACGGATCGATTCGGAGTTCGAACCTACATCGAGCGAGATCATGATCGACCCCACCCAAATACGTCAGGTCCTCTTGAACCTCTGCTTGAACGCCATGCAAGCCTCCCCGGAGGGAGGAATAATCCACGTTCGAAGCCACGTGACGACAACCCCTAAGGTGGAATGGACATTTGAAATCAACAACTCCGGAGAGGTGATCGAACGGAAAAATCTCCCCCTCGTCTTTCAGCCATTTTTTTCTACTAAAAAGGACGGCTTTGGCCTGGGTCTGGCCGTGTGCCGAAAGATCGTGGAAGAGCATGGCGGAACGATCCATTGCGCCAGCGACACGAAAGATGGAACAACCATCCGATTTGCGATTCCGTTGCGGGCCGCCTTGACGCAGGAAGCGAATTCGGTATGAACGAGGGTCCTCCATGAAAACGGTCAAACGCATCCTCGTCGTCGATGACGAGAAAACGATCCTTTTGAGCCTGGCCTACGCGCTCAAAATGGATGGAGTGGATGTCATCACCTGCAATAAGGTCGAATGGGCGGAGAAAGCTCTTCAGAATTATTACTTCGACCTGATCGTCACGGACGTCCGACTTTCCAAAACAAGCGACCGGGAAGGGATGGACATCGTCGAGCTGACGAAGAAACGCCACCCGGACACCAAGGTGATCGTCATGACCGCGTTCGGGTCGGATGAGGTCCGGGAGGAGGCGAAGCGGTTGGGCGCCGATCAATATTTCGACAAACCGATCGACTTGGACTCCCTCTTGGACGCCGTTGAACGCCTGGGAGTCCCCATGAAACGC
This genomic interval carries:
- a CDS encoding PAS domain S-box protein; the protein is EIVGYSRNELMGKTFNDITYPEDRKASERTFEKVRSGEMSTCSIDKRYVRKDGTIVWATLTGSAVRDSSGKPKYLIAVVEDISERKRIEQALRESEEQSRATFEQAAVGISHVSPEGMFLHANRKLCQLFGYEREELLKMSFRSLTHPEDLKKSEQYLDQLLRGTVGSLSAEKRYVRKDGSTMWAMLTVSTVRDAIQKPKYFISVIEDITERKLIEEKQKLYREVFTNSNDAIAILDLDGRYREQNPAHRTLLGYHDAELSNATPAIHFGEEAFQKIAARLQANDTYRGELISRRKDGSFVNIELAAFPVRSERGESTCYVGIKRDITERKRKDEELRLLARIVSMAVDAVSAVDEEGRFIFWNKAAEKIFGFTAAEVLGRNIREVLVPPEKMDEADEILTRQPGDPHAVIVRRRTERLHKDNRRIPVMNTSFPIVDEAGRYCGRAGFHQDLTDIVKMEKALMEQSRMAAVGAMAAAVAHEIRNPLFGISSVAQILARETKHDPELCELGDSMLVEITRLNKLLENLLLYSRPKRLELSPTDPRHICSELLEFHGALLSSKNLRIDSEFEPTSSEIMIDPTQIRQVLLNLCLNAMQASPEGGIIHVRSHVTTTPKVEWTFEINNSGEVIERKNLPLVFQPFFSTKKDGFGLGLAVCRKIVEEHGGTIHCASDTKDGTTIRFAIPLRAALTQEANSV
- a CDS encoding response regulator: MKTVKRILVVDDEKTILLSLAYALKMDGVDVITCNKVEWAEKALQNYYFDLIVTDVRLSKTSDREGMDIVELTKKRHPDTKVIVMTAFGSDEVREEAKRLGADQYFDKPIDLDSLLDAVERLGVPMKRRVPSSGAKSTSS